Proteins encoded within one genomic window of Phototrophicus methaneseepsis:
- the gatB gene encoding Asp-tRNA(Asn)/Glu-tRNA(Gln) amidotransferase subunit GatB — protein MSEWMTIVGLEVHAEMLTETKMFSACPVVDSVTAPPNTAVDPLSLGMPGTLPVINMKAMDMGMMVGLALNCEIPAFNQFARKNYFYPDLPKGYQISQYEHPLATNGYLDIELEDGTTKRIGVTRAHMEEDTGKLTHISGGSLVDYNRAGVPLLEIVSEPDIRSSAEAEAYARKLRAILQYLGVNHGDMSKGVLRFEANVSVMHKDDTEFRTRTEIKNLNSIRSMVRAIDKEVKRQIKLWESGEGVKQATLGWDENAGKIIIQRYKERPDEYRYFPEPDLPIVEVSREWVARIRATLPELPDAKRARYIEELGITPYDAHVLTLEQSVAKYFDDVVAAGADAKAAANWMTGDLFRVLNEANVDRDNINETPLTASHFAGLIKVVDDGIINAATARKDVLPLMLESGQDANTIVQEKGLAQISDPTLIADKVQEAIDGNADMVAKYLDGNEKVINALFGRTMGALKGKGDPAVVRQVLLEKLQAMKA, from the coding sequence ATGAGCGAATGGATGACCATCGTCGGTCTGGAAGTCCACGCCGAGATGCTTACCGAAACCAAAATGTTCAGCGCCTGCCCGGTGGTCGATAGCGTCACCGCCCCGCCCAATACCGCCGTTGATCCCCTTTCGCTGGGGATGCCCGGTACCTTGCCTGTCATCAACATGAAGGCAATGGATATGGGCATGATGGTTGGCCTCGCCCTGAATTGTGAGATCCCGGCTTTTAACCAATTCGCGCGTAAGAACTATTTCTATCCTGATCTGCCTAAGGGCTACCAGATCAGCCAGTATGAGCACCCGCTGGCTACGAATGGCTACCTGGATATTGAACTGGAAGATGGCACTACCAAGCGCATTGGCGTTACCCGCGCACATATGGAAGAAGATACTGGCAAGCTGACCCACATCAGCGGCGGCAGCCTCGTGGATTACAACCGTGCCGGCGTGCCCTTGCTGGAAATCGTCAGCGAGCCGGATATTCGCAGCAGCGCGGAGGCAGAAGCCTATGCGCGTAAACTGCGGGCTATTTTGCAGTATCTGGGCGTCAATCATGGTGATATGAGCAAAGGTGTGCTGCGCTTCGAGGCGAATGTCAGCGTCATGCACAAAGATGACACAGAATTCCGCACGCGTACGGAAATCAAGAATCTCAACAGCATTCGCAGCATGGTGCGCGCCATCGACAAGGAAGTCAAACGTCAGATCAAGCTCTGGGAGAGCGGGGAAGGCGTTAAGCAGGCTACCCTCGGTTGGGATGAAAACGCGGGCAAGATCATCATCCAGCGCTATAAAGAACGTCCTGATGAATATCGCTACTTCCCGGAGCCAGACCTGCCGATTGTGGAGGTCAGCCGTGAATGGGTAGCGCGTATCCGTGCGACCCTGCCGGAGCTGCCAGACGCCAAACGTGCGCGTTACATTGAAGAACTGGGTATTACGCCCTATGATGCCCATGTGCTGACGTTGGAACAGTCGGTTGCAAAATACTTTGATGATGTTGTCGCTGCCGGGGCGGATGCCAAAGCTGCTGCAAACTGGATGACGGGCGACTTATTCCGGGTGTTGAACGAAGCCAATGTCGACCGTGACAACATCAACGAGACGCCCCTCACGGCGAGTCATTTTGCGGGCCTCATCAAAGTAGTTGATGATGGGATTATCAATGCGGCTACAGCGCGCAAAGATGTGCTGCCCCTCATGCTAGAATCCGGCCAGGATGCAAATACCATCGTGCAGGAGAAGGGCCTCGCCCAGATCAGCGACCCAACCCTGATTGCGGATAAAGTCCAGGAAGCGATTGATGGCAACGCCGATATGGTCGCCAAATATCTGGATGGCAACGAGAAAGTCATTAACGCGCTGTTTGGTCGCACGATGGGCGCGCTCAAGGGCAAAGGTGACCCGGCAGTTGTGCGCCAGGTCCTGCTGGAAAAACTCCAGGCTATGAAGGCTTAG
- a CDS encoding DinB family protein: MNADAFRHFYNYHFGMNRYIWNTFIMPLPQEQYVQEVAYSVGSVRNQVVHMANVDETWFRQLHNLDFINWREPSAFDDRDKLRAEWDQIEQMMRGYLADLRDDMLFTKPFPDHDEDKDLILWQVLLHVVNHGTDHRAQLLRLLNDLGVKTVPQDYVFYAYDHP; this comes from the coding sequence ATGAATGCAGATGCTTTTCGCCATTTTTACAACTATCACTTTGGTATGAACCGCTATATCTGGAATACGTTCATCATGCCGCTGCCACAGGAACAATATGTCCAGGAAGTTGCATATTCGGTGGGATCAGTGCGCAATCAGGTTGTGCATATGGCGAATGTGGATGAAACGTGGTTCCGGCAGCTACATAACCTTGATTTCATCAATTGGCGTGAGCCGAGTGCGTTCGATGACCGCGACAAACTGCGCGCCGAGTGGGATCAGATCGAGCAGATGATGCGCGGCTATCTGGCCGATTTGCGCGACGATATGCTGTTCACAAAACCGTTCCCTGACCATGACGAAGACAAGGACCTGATCCTATGGCAGGTGCTGCTGCATGTGGTCAATCACGGCACGGACCATCGGGCACAGCTACTGAGGCTGCTGAACGACCTGGGCGTCAAGACAGTGCCACAGGATTACGTCTTTTACGCGTACGATCATCCCTGA
- a CDS encoding VOC family protein, which translates to MISKIDATVLIVKDLEACRAFYGDTLGLEVAFTDDVSTGYKMQGHDFLVLQETAAAEMMSAEVVGIGKAGSHRVLLCAEVADVDAVYQTLLDKGVNGLKGPKDQAWGRRTAYFADPEGNLWELFQHLSD; encoded by the coding sequence ATGATTTCTAAGATTGATGCAACGGTATTAATTGTGAAGGATTTAGAGGCGTGCAGGGCTTTTTATGGCGATACGCTGGGGCTAGAAGTCGCTTTTACGGATGATGTTTCCACAGGGTACAAAATGCAAGGGCACGACTTCCTGGTACTGCAAGAAACAGCCGCGGCAGAAATGATGAGCGCGGAGGTAGTCGGCATCGGCAAAGCAGGCAGCCACAGGGTGCTGTTATGTGCGGAAGTGGCAGATGTTGATGCAGTTTATCAAACGCTGCTCGACAAAGGCGTTAACGGCCTGAAGGGCCCTAAAGATCAGGCATGGGGCCGCCGGACAGCCTACTTCGCGGACCCAGAAGGCAATCTGTGGGAGCTTTTCCAGCATTTGTCCGATTAG
- a CDS encoding tetratricopeptide repeat protein, producing MPYTPLQLAEAFMKTGELDDALAALDDHLAVHPADDAVLRMRAAVLLRLGTPEHLKRALADLEHITIPTADDWVQRSIILERQGELTQAVEMMQTALQHQPDDERTTERLVQLEIAHGNLEAALDVVRSQARNWRWLQWEADILVMLGNDVLASARYGLVLAQLNELGESDHVRAIGGRVVLARAECYRRMGQTDAARDYYLAAKAIYPDDPTIDFNLGLLLAAEGNTQAAIDQCRSAYQRARAALQDEMRLTLAHEAYQAIAQGVMGL from the coding sequence ATGCCCTATACGCCCCTACAACTCGCAGAAGCCTTCATGAAAACGGGCGAACTCGACGACGCACTGGCTGCCCTGGATGACCATCTCGCTGTGCACCCGGCTGATGATGCTGTGCTGCGGATGCGGGCAGCAGTTTTGCTGCGGTTGGGTACGCCGGAACATCTCAAACGGGCATTGGCTGACCTGGAGCATATCACCATACCAACCGCTGATGATTGGGTGCAGCGCTCGATCATTCTGGAACGGCAGGGCGAACTGACACAAGCAGTAGAGATGATGCAGACAGCACTTCAGCACCAGCCAGATGATGAGCGCACGACTGAGCGGCTCGTCCAGCTAGAGATCGCCCATGGCAATTTAGAGGCGGCTTTGGATGTTGTCCGGTCACAGGCGCGCAACTGGCGCTGGTTGCAGTGGGAAGCGGATATTCTGGTGATGCTAGGAAACGATGTGCTCGCCTCAGCGCGCTATGGGCTGGTACTGGCTCAACTAAACGAATTGGGCGAGAGCGATCATGTGCGGGCTATCGGTGGGCGTGTGGTGTTGGCTCGCGCGGAGTGTTACCGTCGAATGGGCCAGACGGATGCGGCTCGCGATTATTATCTGGCGGCAAAGGCCATTTACCCGGATGATCCGACGATTGATTTTAACCTGGGCTTATTGCTCGCTGCGGAAGGGAACACCCAGGCTGCTATTGACCAATGCCGGAGCGCCTATCAGCGCGCCAGGGCCGCACTCCAGGATGAAATGCGGCTGACGCTGGCGCATGAAGCCTATCAGGCTATCGCCCAGGGTGTGATGGGCTTGTAA
- a CDS encoding DinB family protein → MKIDDIKLMFDYNVWANHLILDMAEQVTLEQLWMPQSVSWGSLGGTLVHNMDTEFGWRILIQKGFPTPVLKNEDFPDVAAIRARWTAEESDMQAYLDSLTDEDMETVIRYQGDVPRERVLWHCLWHVVNHGMQHRSECAAMLTNFGYSPGDLDFTLYLNNHPRQ, encoded by the coding sequence ATGAAAATCGACGACATAAAGCTGATGTTTGATTACAACGTTTGGGCTAATCACCTCATTCTGGATATGGCGGAGCAGGTCACGCTGGAACAGTTATGGATGCCACAGTCAGTGAGTTGGGGCAGCCTGGGCGGAACCCTTGTCCATAATATGGATACTGAATTTGGCTGGCGTATACTTATCCAAAAAGGTTTTCCTACGCCTGTGCTAAAGAACGAAGATTTCCCGGATGTTGCAGCCATTCGGGCGCGTTGGACTGCCGAAGAAAGCGATATGCAAGCTTATCTGGATAGCCTTACGGATGAGGACATGGAGACGGTCATTCGTTATCAAGGTGATGTCCCCCGTGAGCGGGTTCTGTGGCATTGCTTATGGCATGTTGTCAATCATGGTATGCAGCACCGCAGCGAGTGCGCTGCGATGCTGACGAACTTTGGCTATTCACCGGGTGACCTGGATTTCACCCTCTATTTAAATAATCATCCGCGCCAGTAA